The Filimonas lacunae genomic sequence TAACGCCCGGCAGGCAACGCGGTTACCTGTATTATTTTTCACAGGCCAAACAATCTACAACAAGAGCATCCAGAATTGAGAAGTACCTGCCTAAAATTATGGAAGGGAAAGGAATGGATGATTAATTGGAAAGAGGACTATTTACTAATACGATTTTAGTTTGGGTCGCCTGTTTTTCAACCGGCGACCTTATTTTACTTCTTGAAACATAGGCCTTATACGGCTGGCTCCCACAATTCAATTTTGTTACCTTCCAGGTCAATGATATGTACAAACTTGCCGTAATCAAACGATTCAATTTTATCTACAATGGTTACCCCTTCCTGCTTTAATTGCTCCACCAACTCTACCAGGTTTTCTACCCGGTAATTGATCATAAACTCTTTAGCCGAAGGTTCAAAATATTTTGTTTTTTCATCAAACGGGCTCCATTGTGTCTGGCCCTTCTTCGTGCTGTCGTCTCCTTCATACCATTCAAAAGTGGCCCCGTAATCGTTGGTATTAAGTCCCAGGTGCTTTTGATACCATTCACGCACCGCCTTAGGATCTTTGCATTTGAAAAAGATACCGCCAATGCCCGTTACTTTTTTCATTTTTATCGTTTTTGGTGTAGATGTAATGGATTTAAATGCAAACCCCAGGCAAAAAGATGCTGAGGTTATCAGTATAAGTAAAACTGTTTTTTTCATGAAAACGTATTGCAGGTTTATGTATGAACTGCCTTAGCTAAATATAGTACTAAAGTATTGGATACAGTATATTTGCCCCCATGAAATGGCTGGCATTCCTTTTTGCATTATACCTCCTGGCTTTATCCGGCATTCCCTGTAGTGCGGATGATGGCTGTTGTATGGGTGAAAAAGACATAAGCGCTAACGCCCATTGCGAAAAAGAAAACGACACCGGGCACAATTACCCGGCCCCCTGCTCTCCTTTTTTCGCCTGCGGTGCCTGTCATGCAGTTACCTTACCTGCAACCGCCATTATGGAAGTTCCCTACCCCGTTATGGCTAGCGTCTTGCATCTGGCATATTATACCCCACAACAACTTCCCCAATTTACTGCCGTGATCTGGCAGCCGCCCCGGTGCTTATACAACTATACCATTCTTTAGCACCATTCCACCCATAGTGGAATATTTCTGTAATGATCAATTGTTATCTTTTCATGAAACACATAATAGTGATACTATCCTTGCTGTGCCTGGGTAATACCAGCATTGCACAAAATATATTTAAAGCCATTATTAAAGACGCCGGTTCCAGGCAACCCTTAGCAAAAGCATCTGCCATTATACCCACCGCAAAGTTGGAAGCCAGCGCCGATTCTGCGGGTGTTCTTATTATCACAGGTATACCCGATGGACTACACGCTATCACTTTTCGTTTTGTTGGTTATGCACCACTCACCCTTTCCTACTCTTTTCCGGGTGGTAGCGATACCGCCACTATACTACTGGAATCATCCAGCGAAGAAATGGAAGAAGTAGTGGTTTCAGCCACGCGTAGCTCACGTACACTACAGCAAATACCCACACGCGTAGAGGTGATTGCAAGAGAAGAACTGGATGAAAAGGGCAATATGAAGCCCGGCGATATACGCATGATGCTGAACGAAAGCACGGGCATACAAACCCAGCAGGTATCGGCTACTTCTGCCAATTCCAGCATTCGCATACAAGGATTGGATGGTCGTTATACACAAATACTACGGGATGGATTTCCGCTGTATTCCGGGTTTTCCGGCGGATTGGGGTTATTGCAAACACCACCGCTGGATTTAAAACAAGTAGAGGTGATAAAAGGCTCTTCTTCCACCTTATACGGTGGAGGTGCTATTGCCGGCCTGGTAAACCTGGTTTCCAAAACACCCACAGCAGAACGCGACCTTCGCTTCCTGGTAAATGGGACATCGGCAGGCGGACTGGACCTCAGCGGATTTTACGCTCAAAAGTTTGAAAAAGTGGGGGTAACCTTGTTTGCGTCCCGCAATACCAGCAAGGCTTACGATCCTTCCAGCACCGGCTTTACGGCCATCCCGCAAACAGAGCGATATACCTTAAACCCCAAACTGTTTATTTATTTCAGTCCTAAAACAAAGATGAATGCCGGCGTGAACACCACTTTTGAAAACCGCACCGGTGGTGATATCCAATACATAAAAGGCAATGGTGATGCTATTCATGCTTATTTTGAAAAGAATAAAAGCACCCGCCTATCTTCACAACTGGCAGTTGAACATGCTTTCAATGCCAACAATATACTCACGGTTAAAAACTCGGTGAGCCTGTTTAACAGAACCATTACCATACCTGGTTATGTGTTTGATGGCAAGCAACTGTCCAGCTATTCAGAACTGGCCTTCAACAGTAATCACGAAAAGGCCGACTGGGTTGCCGGTTTCAACTTTTACACAGATAAGTTCAGGGAATACCCCAAAGACGCTTTTACTAAAAGAAATTATGAACTCAATACCGGTGGCGCTTTTATTCAAAATACCTGGAAACCTACCCGCTGGTTACATACAGAAACAGGTATCAGAACGGACTATGTAACGGATTATGGATGGATATTTCTGCCCCGTTTGTCTGCGCTGTTTACCATAACACCTGCCCTCACCTCGCGTGTAGGTGGCGGGTTTGGCTATAAAACACCTACTATTTTTACAGAAGAAGCAGAACGTATACAGTTCAGGTATGTAATGCCCGTATCCATTGCCACTAATAAACTGGAAAAATCGCACGGGCTTAACTTCGACATCAACTATAAAACAGCTTTATCAGAAAACCTTCACCTCCACATTAACCAGTTGTTCTTCTATACCCGCATTAAAGATCCGTTGCAGCTTACCCAGGCACCAGGCGGCGAATACAGGCTTTTAAATGAGTCGGGAGGACATATAGACACCAAGGGCTGGGAAACCAATATAAAGCTCACCTACCAGGATATAAAGCTGTTAATTGGTTATACTTATACAGATGCACAATTAACGGCCAATGGCATCAAAAGTGTGAATCCGCTCACCGCTAAGCACCGGCTCAATAATGTGCTGATGTACGAAATAGAAGATAAATGGAAACTGGGGCTGGAAGGCTATTATTACGGATGGCAGACTTTACATGACGGCGCCGCCGGTAAACCTTACTGGATATTCGGGTTTATGGCAGAAAAGCTATGGGAACGGTTTTCGCTGTTTATCAATTTCGAAAACTTTACAGATGCCCGTCAAACAAAATTTGACTCCATTTACACAGGTAGTGTAAGCAATCCTGCTTTCAGAGATGTGTATGCGCCACTGGATGGCTTTGTAGTCAATGGAGGGCTGAAATTGCACTTATAAAAAAAACTGGTTTAGCAACAAAAAAGGAGAACGTAATTGTTCTCCTTTTTTGTTGTCCCGCGCTTTACAGTTCTCTGATATGTTTCGCAATAACATTTTCTACAGTATTGTCACTTTTCTCCAAGTGAGCTATTATTCGTTGTTTCTCCACTTCCGTTTTATTCTGAGACAGTTTCTTTTGCCCTTGCAGGTCAACCACTTCTATTTCAAAAGCTACAATCCCATTCATCATTCCCTGTTTAAACTTATCAGGAAGATGATTCCACTGCTGCCTATAAGCAGGTTCATAAAATGCAATCATCTGCTCCAACACACCTATTACCGCATTTTCTTCTGTAATAATCTTAGCCTTTCCATACGCATGCACAGCTATATAGTCCCATGTAGGAACACTCTCTATTTTATCGTAGTGTGTAGGTGATATATAAGCATGCGGTTCACTAAAAATAACCAATGAGGTATTTTCAGCTATATACTTTGCCTGTTCGTTGGCTACCGCAAAGTGTGAAGTCAATAATAGTTCGCCGGCATTGTACTTCACAGCAAAAGGAAGTTGCGTAGCTATAGGTAAATTACCCTTGTTGGTTACAATGGTAGCAAAGCTGTATTGCTTCATAAAAGCAACCATTTCTTCCCTGTTGGTAAATTGAAACTGATGTGGTGTGTACATACTACAAACTTACACGCACATGAGATTGCCCTTATAGACCAATTACAAGAAAACGGGTAGTCCATTTTTATCCCGGCAAATAAGTATTGATAGTAACCAGGTTTTCATGATTCACTGATTTAACCAGCACCAAAGGTTTTCTTGTTTTAAAAATGCTAAGACCATTGCCAAGCGCAACTGGCTTTACAAACAGATTATATTCATCTATCAGATTGTGCTCAATAAGGCTACTCACAAAAGTAGCGCCCCCATACACAATCATATCTTTACCTGCTTCTTGTTTAAGCGCTTGTACGGTAGCAACCAAATCACCATTGGCCATTTCTGCATTCCTACCCTGGATGGTAGTTTGTGTGCGACTAAACACAATTTTACGCATGCTTACCATTCGCTGGGCAAGTGGCTGCTCCCTGCCACCGGATTTGTCCAGTATATTCTCCCAGTGCTCGATAAAACCCTGGCTCATTTTGCGTCCCATCAAAATAGTATCACAGCTATCAGCCAAATCAATAACAGGCTGCTGACTTGCTCCATTAAAAATCCAGTCCGACTCTCCGGCTGGCCCGGCCACAAAACCATCAATACTGATGTGTACTTGTAATTTTAATTTTCTCATACTTTAAAGTTCGATGAAACACCTGATAAGCACAGGGTGCAGAAACGACAGATTGCAGGGTATTTGTGCCATTAACAATCAACCCGCTATGGAAGCGGGTTGATTGTTTTTTATTGAAAAATCAGTTGCTTATCTGCCACAGGCTCCGGCTGTGCTACACCCAACTTCATTTCTATTTCGTGAATTGCTTTTATAGTTTTTAAAATAGAATCCGGTGTTACCGAAATAGAGTCTATTCCGTTTTCTACCAGGAACTGTGCAAAGTCCGGATGATCAGAAGGCCCCTGCCCGCATATTCCCACTTTTACCTGATGTTGTTTAGCCGTGCGGATAAGATGCGTGATCATTTTCTTAACTGCATGGTTTCTCTCATCGTAAATATCCGCCACCAGCGCCGAATCCCTGTCCAGCCCCAGGGTCAGCTGCGTGAGATCGTTGCTGCCTATGGAAAAGCCATCAATCAGCGGTGCAAACTCATCTGCCAGGATGATATTGGAAGGCACTTCTGCCATCAGGTATATTTCCAAACCATCTACGCCCCTTTCCAGGCCAAATTCCTGCATAGTATGCTGTACTTTATGCAGCTCGCTTACTGTTCGGCAAAAAGGGATCATCACCACTACGTTCTTAAAACCCATCACTTCCCGTACCCACTTAATAGCTTTACACTCCAGTGCAAAAGCAGGTTTGAAAGCATCGGAATAATAGCGGGATGCTCCCCGCCAGCCGATCATGGGGTTTTCCTCTGCCGGTTCAAAATACTTGCCACCGGGCAGATTGTAATACTCATTGCTTTTAAAATCGGAAAAGCGAACAATTACCTTATGCGGATAAAAAGCGGCTGCAATACGTGCAATACCAAAAGCCAGCTTCTGAACAAAGTAATCTTCTTCATCCTTAAAGCCTTTAATCATCGCGGCTATAGACTTTGACAACTCTGCATCGTTCAGTTGCCTGTGATGCAATAAGGCCAACGGATGCGCCTGGATATAGTTATTAATAATAAACTCTTCCCGCGCCAATCCAACCCCTTTATTGGGTAAATGGGCAAATTGAAAGGCCATACCGGGAGTGCCTACATTCAACATCAACGGTGTTTGTATAACAGGCAAATCATCCAGCGAGGTGGTGGTTACAGTGTATTCCAGCTCGCCGTTATACACCAGCCCCAACTCCCCTTCCGCACAACTCACCGTTACCGTTTGTTCATCATTCAGTACTTCTGTGGCATTGCCACAGCCCACAATAGCAGGCACGCCCATTTCACGCGCTACAATAGCTGCATGACAAGTGCGGCCACCTTTGTTGGTAATAATAGCACCGGCTATTTTCATAATAGGCTCCCAATCCGGATCGGTCATATCGGTTACCAGTATTTCACCGGGTTTAAAATCAAAACCTTCCAACCGCTTGTCCAGCGAGTGCATAATATGCACTTTGCCTGCTGCAATTTTATCGCCTACAGATATGCCTTTACAAACAATATTGCTACTGCGTTTTTCATCGGTAATGAAATACTCTGTAAAATCATTATTCTTTTTGCGGGAATGTATGGTTTCAGGCCTTGCCTGCACTATAAACAACTGTTTGCTTAAACCGTCCAGTGCCCATTCCACATCCATCGGGCACCAATGGTTTTTCAAGGTAGAGTAATAGGTTTCAATGGTACACACCCATTTACTTAGCTGAAGTATCTGCTCTTCGGAAAGACAAAACTGGTGTTGTGAAGATTTATCTACCGGTATAATACGCACCCTTGCATCAGGACCATCACCGTATACCATCATCTTATCCTTCTGCCCCATTTTCTTTTCTACAATAGCGGCATATCCTTCATGCAGCAAGGGCTTGAAAGTAATAAACTCGTCAGGCGATACGCTTCCCTGCACAATCATCTCCCCTAATCCCCACGAACCATTGATCACCACCACATCTTTAAAACCCGATTCTGTATCCAGTGAAAAAGCCACACCACTCGCTCCCAGGTCGGAACGCACCATTTTTTGAATACATACCGATAATCCTACCTGGAAATGATCGTATCCAAAACGCTGACGATAGCTGATAGCCCTGTCGGTAAACAAAGAAGCAAAACAGTTACGGACAGAATCAATCAAAGCGGCCGGACCTCTCACATTTAAATAGGTTTCCTGCTGACCGGCAAAACTGGCGTCTGGTAAATCTTCTGCCGTGGCCGACGACCGAACAGCTACATCGGTAACGGCTTGTTCATAGGTGGCGCTTAAAGCATAATAAGCTTCAATAATAGCTTCGCTAAGGTCTTTCGGAAATTTACTATTGCGTATCAGCTGTCTTATCTGCAACCCTCCGCGACGTAAAGATTCCAGGTTATCGCAATCGATGTTACCGGCAATTTCCCGGATCACTTCATCCAGGTTGTTAAAGCGGATAAACTGGTAATAAGCATCTACCGTTATAACAAACCCCTGCGGTATCTGAATGCCCAGTCCGGAAAGGTTCCGCAGCATTTCTCCCAAAGAAGCATTCTTCCCTCCCACTGTGGCAATGTCGTTAATGCCCACATCCTTCAATTGTGTAATAAAATTTAGCGCTGGCATAGCAAATCGTTTAGAACACAAAGCTCTTTGATCCTTTGAATTTATCAAATACGCCAAGCCAGCCTATTAACAACTGTTTAATAAAAATGCCTAAAAATTACGCTGAAATTATTTTTTATCGTCACCTCATTGCGAACACACGCCCGTATCCAAAGAAAATATGCAGGAATATTATTTTTTCCGCAAACAGCACCCAAACGCCATTTCGGGCAAACTATTTGGTCCCTTTACTTGTTAACTGCCCACCCAATGGTGGCTGTCTGCCGTAGATTAGCAAAATAAGCCTATTGCCATTGACTCAGGTATTTTTTCAGCTCTTCTACCCACACCTCATACCCTTTTTCAGTAAGGTGCACCCCATCATTGGTATAAGCCGCCTGCATATGATCAGCGCTATCTGCAAATAACACATGTGTTTCTATAATAGTACAGATTTTCTTAGGCAGCTTTTTGCGAATACCGGCATTGGTTTCCCGGATGCGTTTTACCATGGAATCGCGCTGAGTAGGAAAAACGGTTTGTACAAACAGGCGTGTTTCAGGGCATTTAGCGTGGAGTGTTTTTATAATGGCAACAATATTATCAGCAGTTCGCTCAGGCGATAATTCACTATTAAAAAGGTCGTTCACGCCTATTTCCAGGAACACCGCACGGGGCTGTATGTAAACAATCTCGTCCAAACGCTGCAACACGCCATCCGTAACATCACCGGCAATGCCACGGTTAGCTATTCCACTCATC encodes the following:
- a CDS encoding VOC family protein, encoding MKKVTGIGGIFFKCKDPKAVREWYQKHLGLNTNDYGATFEWYEGDDSTKKGQTQWSPFDEKTKYFEPSAKEFMINYRVENLVELVEQLKQEGVTIVDKIESFDYGKFVHIIDLEGNKIELWEPAV
- a CDS encoding TonB-dependent receptor codes for the protein MKHIIVILSLLCLGNTSIAQNIFKAIIKDAGSRQPLAKASAIIPTAKLEASADSAGVLIITGIPDGLHAITFRFVGYAPLTLSYSFPGGSDTATILLESSSEEMEEVVVSATRSSRTLQQIPTRVEVIAREELDEKGNMKPGDIRMMLNESTGIQTQQVSATSANSSIRIQGLDGRYTQILRDGFPLYSGFSGGLGLLQTPPLDLKQVEVIKGSSSTLYGGGAIAGLVNLVSKTPTAERDLRFLVNGTSAGGLDLSGFYAQKFEKVGVTLFASRNTSKAYDPSSTGFTAIPQTERYTLNPKLFIYFSPKTKMNAGVNTTFENRTGGDIQYIKGNGDAIHAYFEKNKSTRLSSQLAVEHAFNANNILTVKNSVSLFNRTITIPGYVFDGKQLSSYSELAFNSNHEKADWVAGFNFYTDKFREYPKDAFTKRNYELNTGGAFIQNTWKPTRWLHTETGIRTDYVTDYGWIFLPRLSALFTITPALTSRVGGGFGYKTPTIFTEEAERIQFRYVMPVSIATNKLEKSHGLNFDINYKTALSENLHLHINQLFFYTRIKDPLQLTQAPGGEYRLLNESGGHIDTKGWETNIKLTYQDIKLLIGYTYTDAQLTANGIKSVNPLTAKHRLNNVLMYEIEDKWKLGLEGYYYGWQTLHDGAAGKPYWIFGFMAEKLWERFSLFINFENFTDARQTKFDSIYTGSVSNPAFRDVYAPLDGFVVNGGLKLHL
- a CDS encoding FMN-binding negative transcriptional regulator is translated as MYTPHQFQFTNREEMVAFMKQYSFATIVTNKGNLPIATQLPFAVKYNAGELLLTSHFAVANEQAKYIAENTSLVIFSEPHAYISPTHYDKIESVPTWDYIAVHAYGKAKIITEENAVIGVLEQMIAFYEPAYRQQWNHLPDKFKQGMMNGIVAFEIEVVDLQGQKKLSQNKTEVEKQRIIAHLEKSDNTVENVIAKHIREL
- a CDS encoding dihydrofolate reductase family protein codes for the protein MRKLKLQVHISIDGFVAGPAGESDWIFNGASQQPVIDLADSCDTILMGRKMSQGFIEHWENILDKSGGREQPLAQRMVSMRKIVFSRTQTTIQGRNAEMANGDLVATVQALKQEAGKDMIVYGGATFVSSLIEHNLIDEYNLFVKPVALGNGLSIFKTRKPLVLVKSVNHENLVTINTYLPG
- the ppsA gene encoding phosphoenolpyruvate synthase, translated to MPALNFITQLKDVGINDIATVGGKNASLGEMLRNLSGLGIQIPQGFVITVDAYYQFIRFNNLDEVIREIAGNIDCDNLESLRRGGLQIRQLIRNSKFPKDLSEAIIEAYYALSATYEQAVTDVAVRSSATAEDLPDASFAGQQETYLNVRGPAALIDSVRNCFASLFTDRAISYRQRFGYDHFQVGLSVCIQKMVRSDLGASGVAFSLDTESGFKDVVVINGSWGLGEMIVQGSVSPDEFITFKPLLHEGYAAIVEKKMGQKDKMMVYGDGPDARVRIIPVDKSSQHQFCLSEEQILQLSKWVCTIETYYSTLKNHWCPMDVEWALDGLSKQLFIVQARPETIHSRKKNNDFTEYFITDEKRSSNIVCKGISVGDKIAAGKVHIMHSLDKRLEGFDFKPGEILVTDMTDPDWEPIMKIAGAIITNKGGRTCHAAIVAREMGVPAIVGCGNATEVLNDEQTVTVSCAEGELGLVYNGELEYTVTTTSLDDLPVIQTPLMLNVGTPGMAFQFAHLPNKGVGLAREEFIINNYIQAHPLALLHHRQLNDAELSKSIAAMIKGFKDEEDYFVQKLAFGIARIAAAFYPHKVIVRFSDFKSNEYYNLPGGKYFEPAEENPMIGWRGASRYYSDAFKPAFALECKAIKWVREVMGFKNVVVMIPFCRTVSELHKVQHTMQEFGLERGVDGLEIYLMAEVPSNIILADEFAPLIDGFSIGSNDLTQLTLGLDRDSALVADIYDERNHAVKKMITHLIRTAKQHQVKVGICGQGPSDHPDFAQFLVENGIDSISVTPDSILKTIKAIHEIEMKLGVAQPEPVADKQLIFQ
- a CDS encoding GDSL-type esterase/lipase family protein, whose amino-acid sequence is MAMELASVTFPASSYAQAPVAAETALPDSLYPPLDKVVATHNEWTRGNYPKMIKEFKANPLHMHDIVFLGNSITRQGRDWSKRLGMSGIANRGIAGDVTDGVLQRLDEIVYIQPRAVFLEIGVNDLFNSELSPERTADNIVAIIKTLHAKCPETRLFVQTVFPTQRDSMVKRIRETNAGIRKKLPKKICTIIETHVLFADSADHMQAAYTNDGVHLTEKGYEVWVEELKKYLSQWQ